In one window of Campylobacter coli DNA:
- a CDS encoding bacteriohemerythrin, with translation MLPKWDKIYSVHNGKIDNQHKKLFELAAKVEHIFDKPVHRDEIKALLTDFFNYMKYHFDDEEKYMQFIRYPDFERHRQIHKEIIQSMIKIIQNIKTTNDLKEKLYIMVKKWLLEHILYEDMRVEQWRIGSLSSENGADITFEEIKDDEEEAVIYFYACECIGQIHDVPSGIHKKIQNEGAKFKCKKCKFPLEFFKKGY, from the coding sequence TTGCTTCCAAAATGGGATAAAATCTATAGCGTTCATAATGGCAAAATAGACAATCAACACAAAAAGCTTTTTGAACTTGCAGCCAAGGTTGAACATATATTTGATAAGCCCGTTCATAGAGATGAAATTAAAGCCTTACTTACAGATTTTTTCAACTATATGAAATACCATTTTGATGATGAAGAAAAATATATGCAATTCATTCGTTATCCAGACTTTGAAAGGCATCGCCAAATCCACAAAGAAATCATCCAATCCATGATAAAAATTATTCAAAATATAAAAACCACCAATGACCTAAAAGAAAAACTTTATATTATGGTAAAAAAATGGCTTTTAGAACACATACTTTATGAAGATATGAGAGTAGAACAATGGAGAATAGGGTCTTTAAGTTCTGAAAATGGAGCCGATATCACTTTTGAAGAGATTAAAGATGATGAAGAAGAGGCTGTAATTTATTTTTATGCTTGTGAGTGCATAGGACAAATTCATGATGTGCCTTCAGGAATTCACAAAAAAATACAAAATGAAGGTGCAAAATTTAAGTGTAAAAAATGCAAATTTCCTTTAGAATTTTTCAAAAAAGGATATTAG
- a CDS encoding bacteriohemerythrin, whose protein sequence is MDHHKLIPLWDERYNINHQKIDTQHQRLFELAAQVENAVFKFVKRDELKEILTELFTYMKEHFHDEEEFMQEIRYPRLYEHKQMHKNIVHEMSQLIQNIKSTNDLKEKLYSIMSNWLSRHILSHDVMIIAWVNENLKKDENKTLELNDLPPKQILTQEENFEFIYSCPCKIDHRLSFKEHESIANEGKIMRCKKCQELLFFIRSQEKTYKG, encoded by the coding sequence ATGGATCATCACAAGCTAATTCCCCTTTGGGATGAGCGCTATAATATCAACCATCAAAAAATCGATACCCAGCACCAAAGACTCTTTGAACTTGCGGCACAAGTTGAAAATGCGGTTTTTAAATTTGTTAAACGCGATGAATTAAAAGAAATTTTAACCGAACTTTTTACCTACATGAAAGAGCATTTTCATGATGAGGAAGAATTTATGCAAGAAATTCGATATCCACGCCTTTATGAGCATAAGCAAATGCATAAAAATATCGTGCATGAAATGTCTCAATTGATACAAAATATAAAATCCACAAATGATTTAAAAGAAAAACTATACTCTATCATGTCCAATTGGCTCTCTAGGCATATTTTAAGCCATGATGTTATGATTATTGCTTGGGTAAATGAGAATTTAAAAAAAGATGAAAATAAAACACTTGAGTTAAATGATTTGCCACCAAAACAAATTCTAACACAGGAGGAAAATTTTGAATTTATCTATTCTTGTCCTTGCAAGATAGATCATAGGTTAAGTTTTAAAGAGCATGAAAGTATTGCTAATGAAGGCAAGATTATGAGATGTAAAAAATGTCAAGAGCTTTTATTTTTTATTAGAAGCCAAGAAAAAACTTATAAAGGATAA
- the mutY gene encoding A/G-specific adenine glycosylase, producing the protein MQKQMIQDLQVKLLLWYDKNGRKNLPWRNLQSKDCDERLKDIDRAYGVYISEIMLQQTQVKSVLERFYFPFLQKFPTLQSLAKANEDELLKAWQGLGYYTRARNLKKSALECVDKFEGKLPKKLDELKKLSGIGAYTAGAIACFAYDQKVSFVDGNIRRVLSRLFALENPKMSELERKAKELLNLEDAFNHNQALLDIGALICVSKNAKCGICPLYDFCQGKFNTELYPKAKKISYENASLNLFVFEWGKKFAIQKSQDKLYKGMYNFPFFKEEEGEISKNMKFLGEFKHNYTKYKLNIKVYHQILKEENKNYQFKSLKELESTALSILSLKALRLIKL; encoded by the coding sequence ATGCAAAAACAAATGATTCAAGACTTACAAGTTAAACTACTTCTTTGGTATGATAAAAATGGACGCAAAAATTTGCCATGGCGTAATTTGCAAAGCAAAGATTGTGATGAAAGATTAAAAGATATTGATAGAGCTTATGGGGTTTATATCAGTGAAATTATGCTCCAGCAAACTCAAGTAAAATCAGTTTTAGAGAGGTTTTATTTTCCTTTTTTACAAAAATTTCCTACCTTGCAAAGTTTGGCTAAGGCAAATGAAGACGAACTTTTAAAAGCTTGGCAGGGGCTTGGGTATTATACTCGTGCTAGAAATTTAAAAAAGTCAGCCTTAGAATGTGTAGATAAATTTGAAGGTAAATTGCCTAAAAAACTTGATGAATTAAAAAAATTAAGTGGCATAGGAGCTTATACTGCAGGTGCCATTGCTTGTTTTGCTTACGATCAAAAAGTTTCTTTTGTTGATGGCAATATACGCCGCGTGCTTTCACGCCTTTTTGCCTTGGAAAATCCAAAAATGAGCGAGCTTGAAAGAAAGGCTAAGGAGCTTTTGAATTTGGAAGATGCTTTTAATCATAACCAAGCCTTACTTGATATAGGTGCTTTGATATGTGTGAGCAAAAATGCAAAATGTGGAATTTGTCCCTTGTATGATTTTTGCCAAGGTAAATTTAACACAGAGCTTTATCCTAAGGCTAAAAAAATATCTTACGAGAATGCAAGCTTAAATCTTTTTGTATTTGAATGGGGCAAAAAATTTGCCATACAAAAAAGTCAAGATAAACTTTATAAGGGTATGTATAATTTTCCTTTTTTTAAGGAAGAGGAGGGTGAAATTTCTAAAAATATGAAATTTTTGGGAGAATTTAAACATAATTATACAAAGTATAAATTAAACATTAAAGTTTATCATCAAATTTTAAAAGAGGAAAATAAAAATTATCAATTTAAAAGCTTAAAAGAATTAGAAAGTACCGCACTTTCGATACTTTCTTTAAAGGCTTTAAGGCTAATTAAGCTCTGA
- a CDS encoding MFS transporter: protein MQELTRAKKIRSIVAASSGNLVEWFDFYIYAFTATYFAHTFSTSDNPIVQQINAFGVFAAGFFMRPIGSWLFGSLADKVGRKKSMVVSVVLMALGSFMIAALPSKDVVGDFAIILLLLARLIQGLSVGGEYGIAATYLSELATEGKRGFYSSFQYVTLIGGQLLAVASISIMLFFFSIDEMKDYAWRILFVVGGILALGSLLVRKVMNESATQIHKHDDRGTLKALFTSSWKQFLMVLGITAGGSLAFYTITTYTKTFMENSGMDKTLVNNLFLGALFILMIIQPLFGYIGDKIGHKRSLIIFCILAFVGIYPIFNLISSNAQSNSSLVFILVVLLFIILSFYTSVAGIFKAKLFPEHVRALGTGLGYAISNAIFGGSAPWVALQFKNAGMENGFFVYIAVLTLLMFIATLCLPKKSELN from the coding sequence ATGCAAGAACTTACTCGAGCGAAAAAAATTCGTTCCATTGTAGCTGCAAGCAGCGGAAATTTAGTAGAATGGTTCGATTTTTATATTTATGCCTTTACAGCAACTTATTTTGCTCATACTTTTTCAACTTCTGATAATCCTATCGTGCAACAAATCAATGCTTTTGGAGTCTTTGCTGCAGGATTTTTCATGCGTCCTATAGGATCTTGGCTTTTTGGTTCTTTAGCTGATAAGGTGGGTCGTAAAAAATCCATGGTTGTATCTGTGGTTTTAATGGCTTTGGGCTCTTTTATGATAGCAGCTTTACCTAGTAAAGATGTGGTGGGGGATTTTGCTATTATCTTGCTTTTACTTGCAAGACTTATACAAGGACTAAGTGTAGGCGGAGAATACGGCATAGCAGCGACCTATCTTTCCGAACTTGCCACCGAAGGCAAGCGGGGTTTTTACTCTTCTTTCCAATACGTAACCCTCATAGGCGGACAGCTTTTAGCAGTAGCTAGTATCAGTATAATGCTTTTCTTTTTTAGTATTGATGAAATGAAAGATTATGCATGGAGAATACTTTTTGTTGTGGGTGGAATTTTAGCTCTTGGCTCTCTTCTTGTGCGTAAAGTGATGAATGAAAGCGCGACACAAATTCACAAACATGATGATAGAGGGACGCTTAAAGCTTTATTTACAAGCTCTTGGAAACAATTTTTAATGGTGCTTGGTATCACTGCAGGTGGATCTTTGGCATTTTATACTATCACTACCTATACCAAAACTTTTATGGAAAATTCAGGTATGGATAAAACACTGGTTAATAATCTTTTTTTAGGTGCTTTATTTATACTTATGATTATACAACCGCTTTTTGGATATATCGGCGATAAGATAGGACATAAGCGATCCTTGATCATCTTTTGTATTTTAGCCTTTGTAGGAATTTATCCTATTTTCAATCTTATATCAAGCAATGCTCAAAGCAATTCTTCTTTGGTATTTATCTTAGTAGTACTTTTATTTATTATTCTAAGTTTTTACACTTCAGTGGCTGGAATTTTTAAAGCCAAACTTTTTCCTGAACATGTAAGAGCCTTAGGCACGGGCTTGGGTTATGCGATATCTAATGCTATCTTTGGAGGATCTGCACCCTGGGTGGCCTTACAATTTAAAAATGCAGGAATGGAAAATGGCTTTTTTGTCTATATTGCTGTGCTTACTCTACTTATGTTTATAGCAACTTTGTGCCTACCTAAAAAATCAGAGCTTAATTAG
- a CDS encoding SPASM domain-containing protein, whose protein sequence is MKFKKLYIELSDICGLKCDFCPSKKALRGVMSVENFSKLAKQIWDKSEIFTFHLLGDPLLLNNLEEYLQIAKNHQMKLEITTSGFYFSPKNSKLLLKYDNIHQINISLMAFLSQNKLSLEQYFKPILEFCKEHLEYKKPSFINLRLWNLDTDFKAPSENLPIYEFLSKEFGVQILTHLAKNRLQRHILLHQNKLFKWPSLKDKPLYTQGKCHALKEQIGILSDGTLVPCCLDTQGDISLGNVFNAEFKSLLDSKRIQEIKKAFEENKRIEKLCQSCEFFKTRLSD, encoded by the coding sequence ATGAAATTTAAAAAATTATACATAGAATTAAGCGATATTTGTGGTTTAAAATGTGATTTTTGTCCTTCAAAAAAAGCCTTGCGTGGAGTGATGAGTGTAGAAAATTTTTCTAAACTCGCAAAGCAAATTTGGGATAAAAGCGAAATTTTTACTTTTCATCTTTTGGGCGATCCTTTGCTTTTAAATAATTTAGAAGAATATTTGCAAATTGCTAAAAATCATCAAATGAAATTAGAAATTACTACAAGTGGCTTTTATTTTAGTCCTAAAAATTCTAAATTATTATTAAAATATGACAATATCCATCAAATCAATATCTCTTTAATGGCTTTTTTAAGCCAAAATAAGCTTTCTTTGGAACAATATTTTAAGCCTATTTTAGAGTTTTGCAAAGAGCATTTAGAGTATAAAAAACCAAGCTTTATCAATCTTAGACTTTGGAATTTAGATACTGATTTTAAAGCCCCTAGCGAAAATTTGCCCATTTATGAATTTTTAAGTAAAGAATTTGGAGTTCAAATTCTTACACATTTGGCTAAAAATCGTCTTCAAAGGCATATTTTACTTCATCAAAACAAGCTTTTTAAATGGCCAAGTTTAAAAGATAAACCCCTTTATACTCAAGGAAAATGCCATGCTTTAAAAGAGCAAATAGGCATTTTAAGTGACGGCACGCTCGTGCCTTGTTGTTTGGATACTCAGGGTGATATATCTTTGGGTAATGTTTTTAATGCTGAATTTAAGAGCCTTCTTGATTCTAAACGCATTCAAGAAATCAAAAAGGCCTTTGAAGAAAATAAGCGTATAGAAAAGCTTTGTCAAAGCTGTGAATTTTTTAAAACAAGATTGAGTGATTAA
- a CDS encoding ABC transporter substrate-binding protein, whose amino-acid sequence MKKILIIMSLFLTLLNAKERIVVLDPASIETLFMLNAQDQIVGIANLQHSNIYPEEKTSKITSVGTFSHPSLEKIVALKPSLVILSSYSLNLEEGLKNFGIKSINLKAQRLDEIKNNIQILAELTNKEEQGKKLLEEFEQGLQELQKNPLNKSGIYLYSSNPLMAFNDNSLIADILRLIGIKNLSPQSEIARPIISAEYILKQNPDLLILGINADGNILNANALLKNTKAAQMGQIYHNKNTHVLLRLSPKIIDRIKEFKTRLENQNF is encoded by the coding sequence ATGAAAAAAATTTTAATCATTATGAGTTTATTTTTAACCCTACTCAATGCCAAAGAACGCATTGTAGTGCTTGATCCTGCAAGCATAGAAACACTTTTTATGCTAAATGCACAAGATCAAATCGTAGGTATTGCAAATTTGCAACACTCAAATATCTACCCTGAAGAAAAAACTTCAAAAATAACTAGCGTAGGAACTTTTTCACACCCTTCTCTTGAAAAAATAGTTGCCCTAAAGCCAAGCTTAGTGATATTAAGCTCGTATTCTTTAAATTTAGAAGAAGGGCTTAAAAACTTTGGAATCAAAAGTATCAATTTAAAAGCCCAACGCCTTGATGAAATCAAAAACAATATACAAATTCTAGCAGAACTCACAAACAAAGAAGAGCAAGGCAAGAAACTTTTAGAAGAATTTGAACAAGGATTGCAAGAATTGCAAAAAAATCCCTTAAATAAAAGTGGAATTTACCTTTATTCTAGCAACCCACTCATGGCCTTTAATGATAATTCTTTAATAGCAGATATATTAAGACTCATAGGCATTAAAAACCTAAGCCCTCAAAGCGAAATAGCACGCCCTATAATATCAGCAGAATACATTCTAAAACAAAATCCTGATTTATTGATCTTAGGCATTAATGCAGATGGCAACATTTTAAATGCTAATGCTTTGTTAAAAAATACAAAAGCAGCCCAAATGGGACAAATTTATCACAATAAAAACACTCATGTATTGTTACGCTTAAGCCCAAAAATCATAGATAGAATTAAAGAATTTAAAACAAGATTAGAAAATCAAAATTTTTAA
- a CDS encoding ABC transporter ATP-binding protein, whose translation MLKIQNLSFSYHKKELLKNINLELQNKAFIGILGPNGSGKSTLLKLILKNLNISKGEISLFNTDIKNFSLKEFAQLCGFVPQNSGLNTPLKVIDVLLMSKFTNLKHAFCDYSKEDILEVENFAKTLKLENFLERNILSLSGGEFQRVLLARALLKKPKILFLDEPTSALDLNHAIELLSLCERLIKQNNIAVVAILHDLNLASMFCDKVLFLKEGEIKYFGSTKELFTKEILKEIYNLNCEIVYKDSKPYILALKEKI comes from the coding sequence ATATTAAAGATACAAAATTTAAGTTTTAGCTATCATAAAAAAGAATTGTTAAAAAATATCAATTTAGAGCTTCAAAATAAAGCTTTTATAGGTATTTTAGGGCCCAATGGTTCAGGTAAAAGCACGCTTTTAAAGCTTATACTTAAGAATTTAAATATAAGCAAGGGCGAAATATCGCTTTTTAATACCGATATAAAAAACTTTTCCCTTAAAGAATTTGCACAACTTTGCGGTTTTGTACCTCAAAATTCAGGTTTAAACACACCCTTAAAAGTTATCGATGTGCTTTTGATGAGCAAATTTACAAATTTAAAACATGCTTTTTGTGATTATTCTAAAGAAGATATTTTAGAAGTTGAAAATTTTGCAAAAACTTTAAAATTGGAAAACTTTTTAGAAAGAAATATACTTTCTTTAAGTGGTGGAGAATTTCAAAGAGTGCTTTTAGCAAGAGCCTTGCTTAAAAAACCCAAAATTCTTTTTTTAGATGAACCCACTTCAGCACTTGATTTAAACCATGCTATCGAGCTTTTAAGCCTTTGCGAAAGATTGATAAAACAAAACAATATCGCAGTTGTAGCGATTTTGCATGATTTAAATTTAGCCTCTATGTTTTGCGATAAGGTATTGTTTTTAAAAGAAGGAGAAATAAAGTATTTTGGAAGCACAAAAGAGCTTTTTACCAAAGAAATTCTAAAAGAAATTTACAATTTAAATTGCGAGATTGTCTATAAAGACTCAAAACCTTATATCTTAGCCTTAAAGGAAAAAATATGA
- a CDS encoding iron ABC transporter permease: MLNLNMRSKNLVIIGLFLAYIITCIIALCLGDENLSPKELLSYAFGENEILRQIIIDGRLPRIIMAILIGMLLASSGAVTQNVFSNPIADPYIIGIASAATFGSVLAYLLKLPDYYYGILGFVCSAIFSLAIFKVSSKASIATLLIIGIAASSFLGAFTSFFTYLIGEDSFKIVAWLMGNIGSASWFRIGILILPLIFCLLYFYAHKNELNIILSGDDEARNLGVDAQKLKINLLIVSSLAVSFAVAFTGLIAFVGLIIPHTVRLLLRNYDNALVIPFCTAFGGLFLLICDTLARTLIAPVQIPIGVLTAFFGAPVFLYLALSARRFL; encoded by the coding sequence ATGTTGAATTTAAATATGCGTTCTAAAAATTTAGTGATTATAGGGCTTTTTTTAGCCTATATAATCACCTGTATCATCGCACTTTGTTTAGGAGATGAAAATTTAAGCCCTAAAGAACTTCTCTCCTATGCTTTTGGCGAAAATGAAATTTTGCGTCAAATCATCATAGATGGGCGTTTGCCTCGTATTATAATGGCTATTTTAATCGGTATGCTTTTAGCCAGCAGTGGAGCAGTAACGCAAAATGTATTTTCAAACCCCATAGCAGATCCTTATATTATAGGCATAGCTTCAGCGGCAACCTTTGGATCTGTTTTAGCGTATTTGTTAAAACTGCCTGATTATTATTATGGAATTTTAGGCTTTGTTTGTTCTGCTATTTTTTCATTAGCGATCTTTAAAGTATCTTCAAAAGCTTCCATAGCTACTTTACTCATCATAGGCATCGCAGCTTCATCTTTTCTAGGAGCTTTTACCTCATTTTTTACCTATCTTATAGGGGAAGATTCTTTCAAAATAGTCGCTTGGCTTATGGGAAATATAGGTTCAGCTTCTTGGTTTCGTATAGGAATTTTGATTTTGCCTTTGATTTTTTGTCTTTTGTATTTTTACGCACATAAAAATGAATTAAATATTATTTTAAGTGGAGATGATGAGGCAAGAAATTTAGGAGTTGATGCCCAAAAATTAAAAATCAATCTTTTAATAGTTTCTTCTTTAGCGGTTTCTTTTGCAGTAGCTTTTACAGGACTCATAGCCTTTGTAGGACTTATAATACCACATACCGTAAGACTCTTGCTTAGAAATTATGACAATGCTTTGGTTATTCCTTTTTGTACCGCTTTTGGAGGGCTTTTTTTACTCATTTGCGATACTCTAGCAAGAACTCTAATAGCCCCTGTGCAAATTCCCATAGGAGTTTTAACCGCATTCTTTGGAGCTCCTGTATTTTTATACTTAGCTTTAAGTGCTAGGAGATTTTTATGA
- a CDS encoding TonB-dependent receptor, which translates to MNPSKRVLKLSLLVFLLNTSINAQELNDNIQMQKVVVSATGFEQDADNNLRNVIVIDGKDLEKRGFNTLEQALERISGISFVNFGLGRNIDMRGQGSKSNIAVKVMVNGNAINVLDNSHGVTPLESINLNNIERIEIIPGGGSVLYGNGTRGGVINIITKKEKSDAFALNLKGSSYDHGNLGGNLGVYGAKKINDYLTFGFDIQGFNRDGYQEGYNQKGYFANTKAYLNTSDNSDLTLNYNYFESKNTSSGYLTKAQVQSDPTQKGNSDNITQINRPEIALDYHHYFSDLYEIQLGAFWQNQKIRYLKDEIPMMGTIAYQTGSGFEDTLTGINLKNKINYKDDSYFIFGYEFANHDAKRTSIVHYNVNTPAFQMSHTMTTLMDMDKQSHSIFALDSHQFNDIFSISGGARYEYSLYDTHRNYTSKMIMGGRPLPSNPELFDTDDTSNNFALEITPNFKYSDTGNIYAKYERGFISPTPAQLVNKDQVTQKYYTANLDPEIFDTFELGINDFWWDFYGFNLTFFYTLSKDEISYLGNPHATGGAFWKYYNIDQTRRLGAELNLHQYLFNDSLIIKESLSYLDAKISKGVNDGLRIPYVSKIKATAGVEYAWNKNFSSYIDLSYFSRAKDGGVVDENTGKMSRNSWIKDYFLTDIGVNYNYRNLQILAGIRNLFDKQYYTYQDSINDEYLAGNGRNYYVEFKYAF; encoded by the coding sequence TTGAATCCGAGCAAGAGAGTTTTGAAGCTATCTTTGCTAGTATTTTTATTAAATACTAGTATCAATGCACAAGAATTAAATGATAATATTCAAATGCAAAAAGTTGTTGTAAGTGCAACAGGATTTGAACAAGATGCGGATAATAACTTACGCAATGTGATTGTTATTGATGGCAAAGACTTAGAAAAAAGAGGATTTAATACCTTAGAACAAGCTCTAGAAAGAATTTCAGGCATTAGTTTTGTAAATTTTGGACTAGGACGCAATATCGATATGCGTGGACAAGGAAGCAAATCCAATATAGCTGTGAAAGTTATGGTAAATGGAAATGCTATCAATGTGCTTGATAATTCTCATGGTGTAACCCCTTTAGAAAGTATCAATCTAAACAATATAGAACGCATAGAAATCATACCAGGGGGAGGCTCTGTACTTTATGGAAATGGAACTAGAGGCGGTGTGATTAATATCATCACAAAAAAAGAAAAATCCGATGCTTTTGCTCTAAATCTTAAAGGCAGTAGTTACGATCATGGAAATTTAGGAGGAAATTTAGGGGTTTATGGGGCTAAAAAAATCAATGATTATCTAACATTTGGTTTTGATATACAAGGCTTTAACCGCGATGGCTATCAAGAAGGCTACAATCAAAAAGGCTATTTTGCCAATACAAAAGCCTATCTAAACACTAGTGATAATAGCGATTTAACCCTAAATTATAATTATTTTGAAAGCAAAAATACAAGCAGTGGATATCTCACAAAAGCACAAGTTCAAAGCGACCCAACCCAAAAAGGAAATAGTGATAATATCACTCAAATCAATAGACCTGAAATCGCTTTAGATTATCATCACTATTTTAGTGATTTATATGAAATTCAACTCGGAGCATTTTGGCAAAATCAAAAAATAAGATATCTAAAAGATGAAATTCCAATGATGGGCACCATAGCTTATCAAACTGGTAGTGGTTTTGAAGATACACTTACAGGTATCAATTTAAAAAATAAAATCAATTATAAAGATGATTCTTATTTTATCTTTGGCTATGAGTTTGCAAATCATGATGCCAAAAGAACAAGCATAGTTCATTATAATGTAAACACTCCAGCATTTCAAATGAGTCATACCATGACAACCCTAATGGATATGGATAAGCAAAGCCATTCTATTTTTGCTCTAGACTCTCATCAATTTAATGATATTTTTAGTATTTCAGGTGGGGCAAGATACGAATACAGTCTTTATGATACCCATAGAAATTACACAAGTAAAATGATAATGGGTGGTAGACCACTACCAAGCAATCCAGAGCTTTTTGACACTGATGATACAAGCAATAATTTTGCTCTTGAAATCACTCCAAATTTCAAATATTCTGATACTGGAAATATATATGCTAAATACGAAAGAGGTTTCATCTCTCCAACTCCTGCACAACTTGTCAATAAAGATCAAGTAACTCAAAAATATTACACTGCCAATTTAGATCCTGAAATTTTTGATACCTTTGAACTTGGGATTAATGATTTTTGGTGGGATTTTTATGGTTTTAATTTGACTTTCTTTTACACTCTAAGCAAGGATGAAATTTCTTATCTTGGAAATCCACATGCTACAGGAGGGGCATTTTGGAAATACTACAATATCGACCAAACGCGTCGTTTAGGAGCGGAACTAAACCTTCATCAATATTTGTTTAATGATAGCTTGATTATAAAAGAAAGCCTAAGCTATCTTGATGCTAAAATTTCTAAAGGTGTCAATGATGGACTTAGAATTCCTTATGTTTCAAAGATAAAAGCCACAGCCGGAGTAGAATACGCTTGGAATAAAAATTTCTCAAGCTATATAGATCTAAGCTATTTTTCAAGAGCAAAAGATGGCGGAGTTGTTGATGAAAATACAGGAAAGATGTCTAGAAATTCTTGGATTAAGGATTATTTTTTAACGGATATTGGTGTAAATTATAATTATAGAAATTTACAAATTTTAGCAGGCATTCGCAATCTTTTTGACAAGCAATATTACACTTATCAAGATAGTATAAATGATGAGTATCTAGCTGGAAATGGCAGAAATTACTATGTTGAATTTAAATATGCGTTCTAA
- a CDS encoding HugZ family heme oxygenase, with product MSFESIISHMNDHHQSNLIDLCKKFGAVKDPKEVRLVGVDFEGLDIAYNDNENLRIEFPKKANEETLKDAIIALCMSAKTKKDLSGVAKEAKEFMLSFNSVSLATLNADKEVVCSYAPFVNTSWGNYIYISEVSEHFNNIKENPNNIEIMFLEDESKAASVILRKRLRYRVKASFIERGEMFDKIYDEFEKQTGGEGGIKTIRNMLDFHLVKLEFQKGRFVKGFGQAYDIENENVTHVGANSSPHKFPHKH from the coding sequence ATGAGTTTTGAAAGTATTATTTCTCATATGAATGATCACCATCAATCTAATTTGATCGATCTTTGTAAAAAATTTGGAGCAGTGAAAGATCCTAAAGAAGTAAGATTGGTCGGAGTTGATTTTGAGGGCTTAGATATAGCTTATAATGATAATGAAAATTTACGCATAGAATTTCCTAAAAAAGCAAATGAAGAAACCCTTAAAGATGCTATTATTGCACTTTGTATGAGTGCAAAGACTAAAAAGGATCTTAGTGGGGTAGCAAAAGAAGCAAAAGAGTTTATGTTGAGCTTTAATTCGGTTTCTTTAGCGACTTTAAATGCGGATAAGGAAGTGGTTTGTTCTTATGCGCCATTTGTAAATACTTCATGGGGAAATTATATTTATATCAGTGAAGTAAGTGAGCATTTTAATAATATCAAAGAAAATCCAAACAATATAGAAATAATGTTTTTAGAGGATGAGAGCAAGGCAGCTTCTGTTATACTTCGTAAAAGATTGCGTTATAGGGTTAAGGCTAGTTTTATCGAGCGTGGGGAAATGTTTGATAAAATTTATGATGAGTTTGAAAAACAAACAGGTGGAGAAGGTGGAATAAAAACTATACGCAATATGCTTGATTTTCATCTTGTAAAACTTGAATTTCAAAAGGGTCGTTTTGTAAAAGGTTTTGGACAAGCTTATGATATAGAAAATGAAAATGTAACCCATGTGGGTGCAAATAGTAGCCCACATAAATTCCCGCATAAACACTAA